The DNA segment GCTAATAGTAGTTAAACAATGCACTAAAATGCTTAAAAGATATAACACCAACTTTAATACAGCTAAAACAAAGGCATAATTGGGCATTGAGTTGAGCACAACTCTATATGCCCTAAAAAGGGTCACTAAAATTCATTTCCGAAACATACTTCCAAAACTGCTGAAattgaaattcgatggataagtATCAGCCACTTACAGCTGTTGTGGAAAAGGAGACTTTGGTACAGCTGTCCCAATTGATTGCATTTATTTTTGCATCATCAAGTGCTCTAATTGGTCTAATTTTGactttagtccctctactatatCAACATCCATTCATTTGCCCTACTTTAAACTTCGACTCCAATTCTCATGCACGTACGCAAACCTTTCCCTTTTACTAATTCTTACAAGCTTAATAACATCATCACAACCAATAGTATTATCAACATCCATCGGCataataaaaacattataaaagtagagggactaaattttaaattttgatataatatttttttttttcaatttcattaaTTAGTTTCCATAATTTCTAGATGCCTCCAAATGTAGCAGTGCCACTCATATGATATAGAATTGTAAGGTAGCCCCTTTTGAGTTCCAATTTCAAATTTGGTTGCATCGATGTGACGAAAAATATTAAAGAAGGCATCCAAATATAGGAGGCCGAATGAGAATATgaaatcatataaatatacaaatcatGAAACAGACGTTAGAGGATCCATTGTTTTCACTTTTGCCCAAAATTCACCACCAAAAATTATCTGCTTTTATTATCAATGGGGGAAATAGTAGTGGGAGCTAGCAGCCTTAGTCCctcaaattctttttattttattttatttgaattacaACGACAGGGCAAAGTCCGAATAATAAATGTAACTAGCGTAACTCAAACCTAGATCATATTTAGGACAATAAACACCTTTAACCATCAAGCCATCACACGGGGTTTTAGTCCTTCAAATTCTTTAAACctagtatgaatatatatatatgtatgaatgcaTTTGGGAGATTTTTCTATTATAAAGACCGGATTACATTAATATCgtccttatactattaaaaagtaATGAATAATGTCaatttttaacaatgttaaccgttattgtcattttttaaacactaaatgttaattttgtttgaatttggccttatttgatcttttttaataattaaaaattaaattgatcaatttaataGTAGAGATTCTCATTTGATCAAGTACTATTATAAAAAGAACTCGTAAGTACTATTACTTTGAGGGAGGGttgagataattttttttaaaaaaattaaggagcCAAAGCTAAACATAGTAATGTTAAAATGgcttaaattaaacaattaatttatgGAGGGACCAAAAATATTATCTCATCTAACTAAGGTCCAAATTTTGatacttctttttaaataaaagcattttaatttatttttaaaatactttttaatgtgCTATTATTTGATTTACTAAGGATATATATCAATGAATATTTTGGTATTTTCAAACCCTTAAAATCaatgaatttaatttatttagaaTAGTTTGTTTCTTAGTTTTTAGGTATAAAgataaatttagtccctaacatttatttattatgttattttggttattttggtcctcaacctttaaaatttagtcaaattatttactttttcaCGGAAAACTGATTGAACTGTTAACATTTTAATGACATTGTGACATTTTACGTATAATTCACGGCTAACATGGAcaaattttctaaaagtttttatgaaccttttaaaaatttgttgatttttaaatatatatatattttgaatttatatgaattatatgtggaCTACCACATTAGTGGCCACATCaatgttgtaaaattttaacagttcagCAAAATTTTTCATCCAAAAGCAAGCAatttgactaaaatttaaaggttGAGAGCCAAAATgaccttaaaaaaataataaagaccaaaatgacaaataaataaatgttagggattaaatttatctttttgtCTAATTTCCATCATAGTGCTATATAAATAGACTTGTGTGTATGAAAATTTCTCTCCTTTTACAAAATTTGGTATATTTTCTTGTTTAgaatttatcataaaatataaattggataattgattttatatattttggaattACTAAACCTCATTATTGCTTATTAATATTTATGTGGATATATCACTCTTGGTTCAAAGAGGAATAGATTCAAATCGTAAAATGGATGAGTACACTTATAATTTCTAGACAGTTATggatttaaaatttaatacaaatttcTGTCATTACAACAATAATTTagaacacattttttttatacaagttaCGTATTACTGAAAGAGATAAATATCatacataatattaataaataatttttattattcgaTCTCTAAATATAGAATGAATATCTTTGACTAATAGAAAATGTTGTTTATGatttaaaacataagaaaaatgagaaaatttaattaattattgaaaaaaaaaactacccAATAATCTGACATGGATGCCATTGAATTTGCACGCACCGGCCTACTATTAGCTGGCCATGGATGGAGGTGGTTGAATTATTCCTTTGTTTAAGTTCTAAaatataagattttataaatttaaaatttttataatttgaaaataatttaatcaaaatttttaaaaatttagttgctaAAGCCTTTTTGACCCTTTAGTCTTATtagctttaaaaaattttaatttatttttaattaaaaacaagaattaaattaaataaatatataaagatttaaaattaattttattattatatcttatatataaacatcaaattttaataaataatttattccgTTCCGTTCACTCGTTTAATGTATTGGAATTTATTTATCCTTTTTCTGCAAAAAAGCTAAAATGTATTTTATGGTATAGTATAAAGATTTTGTCGTAGTTTTACCACTTTAATTATTAGcttaataagataaatattttgtaCATATTaacaaatttgaatattttttgtttttgtgttgaCAAGACACTCTCATGTCTTGTCTAAGTCATGACCATTGATCTCAAGTTCATATAGTACGGATTTGTCATCTCCAGAACAATATCATTCCCAAAGCAAATAAAACAGAaactttgaaataatttaaagattttgtacatatatatttcaaggattaaaataaaattttactgtttttaagcataaaaaaataaaaatttaaagaatagtaaaaaaaaaaaccaaagtggTGGGCTATGCCTATGTCCCTGTTTTTCAAACCCGAGACTGATAGATATCATGACAAAAATCCCAAGTTTTGTTCTCTAATTTATTAACCCCACAGGAAAAATAAAATTgggttaatatttaatatattgatcatatataattttataataattattaactaaaataatgatacgtggatgaaaataaaattgaatgaatttggttttatttttttaataatacgtAATTATTTAAAAGGGATGGAATATAAATGTGAGAAAGAAATTGGTTACTTTATTATTCCAGATGGTTCCAGTGGGGTTGTTCCTCCACCAGATATTCCCCAACAAGCTCACCATTTTCAcatatcttttttcatttctcattAGCTGACAGCTTATCATATTTCACCAGTTTACTACAACCATTAATTATACTTTTCTTTGCTCTGTCCACTTAACTTTTTGGGGGCTATATATGCCTGAAATACTTCACTTATGTTCCACACCAGAACACTAAAGACACACAAGAAAACCAAACACGGTTTCTCTATTATTTTCTTGTCTTAGTTATGGCCATCTTTAAGGCTTTCATTGCTTCACTTCTCATCTCTCTTCTCCTTCTCCAACTTGTTGCTGCTGATCAACTGGTGACAAGTGCCAGCAAGAACAAGGGAACTGCTCCCCCTAAGAAAATTGGTAATCGTCGAGAAAATTAACGTTGTAGGAAGCTAAGAGGCATTAAGACACTTTCTAAACATGTTGATTTTGTGTTtggctttctttttgtttttcagaCTGCGGCGGGGCTTGTGCGGCGAGGTGCCGATTATCATCGAGGCCACACCTATGCAAGAGGGCATGCGGGACATGTTGTGCACGCTGCAACTGTGTTCCACCGGGGACAGCCGGTAACCAAGAAATGTGTCCTTGCTATGCTAGCTTGACCACCCACGGTGGCCGACGCAAGTGCCCTTGAGTGTTAACCGACAATCGGAACGAATCTTTCTCTTTTGATGTTGTTATGAAATTAATAAACGTATGCATGGTTTAGTTAagaataattctaaaaaaaaaaaaaaaagtgtccttTGTAAAGCACGAATCATTTTACTTAATCACTAGTTTTTTTTAGCGATATTATATGATGTATGATTTCTTATTTTGAGtttgaatatataataaataaataatcgaaattttctttatttttatttacatggTCTTATTGATTAAAATTTAAGACATAAATTTAAACACACTTAAATACATTTTTCTCATCCGTAAATGATATCTACCGGATTATCTCATCATCACCGAAATAAGGGTATACCACCTTTGTAAAAGCATaggatttaatttattatatgtcTATTTAACCATTGATATGCGACAAAGGCATCCCGAAAACAATGGCATTTACGGATAATTACTTTTATTCCGATTCGATtaaattaactcaatttaattaattgattaaagaatacgatttaaatatatttttagagaagagaattttgaaaaatattgtttaaataaatttaatcatttttatttttgatatataattttatcGTTAATATTTAAAAAACTCAAGCCGAAATCATTTAATATCTATCCTAAGCCTAAACCTTGTATCCATATATTCAAACATTAATTGAACTCCAAAGTCCAAGACTCCTctcttaaaaaagaaaagaaaaaaatcttaAAGTTGTGTCATTGTTGGTGGTCGTTGCTTACTTTCTCCCAcatatttttcctattttcttcTCCACGGGCGTAGGCTACGGGCAGGCAATGCCTTTCACCCCTTTAGCTAAGTGATAGTGatagaataacaattttactccattttagttataatttaagcattttcttttatttttaatttctcctacttttaaaattttattttgcatCATATTCCTTATTTTAGCTTATACCCAACACCCAGCTCTGTAAGATATTATCAGCTTTGGGCGCACATGACCCTCACGGCTTTGTTCTTGGGAGCGCCCATATACCCCCTAAATGTCTCTTACTACTTAAATGTTGCAACCCCTTTATATAGCCCAAATCTCTCTCGTGCTTTGTCGATGTGAGATTTGCCTAGGGTGTTACACTTACCCTAAGTTAAGTTATCAGACTTTCATATTCTTAGTTTCGACAACTCAAACTACTTAGCCTAGAATTAATTGAGTTACCTAATTATTAACTAAGCCAATAATTACCCTTAATTTAAGTACTTAACACCCTTAGTTAGGAATACTCTTTTGGTCTCATCTTCACTAAGTATTACCATCTAAGATACCCTTTCGGTCTCACCTAGGCAAACTGATAACTTTTCGGTCTTTCAGCTTGATACAAGTCTACTCAATAGGATACCTTTTCGATCTCACATGTCTAAATATTTTACTATGGTCATCAATCTTAATATACTAAGTTCTCTTGAATAAAACCTCAATTTTAGATAACTATTGTTCAACTTCAATTAATGTCTATGAGGAAGCTTACACTGCCTAGAACTCTTCTCAACGATGTGTCTTGCATGAGAAATGCACAACAAATCTTGCGGCACGTGAATGGGTCGGTTCATGATGGTGTAGCACTTGTGCTGAAAGGGAGCAATGACTCTGGCAAGACCACGTTCTTGCGTATTTTAGCGGGATTCTCACGACCTTCTGCTGGTCAGATACTTTGGAATGGCCATGACACTAGCCAGTCAGAAATCTTCCACCAATACAAGCTTCAACTGAATTGGCTTTCCCTCAAGGATGCAGTGAAAGAAAAGTTCACTGTCCTCGACAATGTTCAATGGTTTGAGGTAAGCATGAGTTCGTTTTATAGGCTCCAAGCTCTTGTGGCCTAGCCTTTAATTTGTAACCCTTTGCGTTTTTATGTTTCTTACATGTTTTACAGTGTACGCATTCCTTTAATTTAATGACATCCAtatattcaaacaaaaaaaaaaaaattctatatccaacccaacatatatatatatataaatccaaCCTACCGAATAACCTATTGAGATTCTTGAATTGAACAAAGTTTATCAAAATGGTGGTCCTAGATGCCATTAATTTGGTTCGTAAAGCATATAATATTTTGAATGTGTGACATCGATAGGGGAACGCGTCATTGGAACTTTTTAAAGAAATGTTAAAAGATGAAAAACATGCATGGTTACTTCATAATCATATTCAGAAATAAAAGTTAtataattctatatatttttctgATTATCATCTAATCATACTTCAATTAACAAATATTAGGTGTAATAGTAAGATACATTATATATTTAAGAAGATAATTTAAATTCGGACCTTGGAGATGACATTATCCAGAAGAGCAGTCATGAGTCCCGAAAAAATTAGTCCTCATAAACCATGATCAAATACAATTAACAAGCGTTAGGTGTAGTGGTAAGACACATTATGTTTTTAGgaaaagaatttaaattttaaccttaaagATAACATCATCAAGAGAGACAATCACGAACCTTGAAAAAATTAGTCGTTATAAA comes from the Gossypium hirsutum isolate 1008001.06 chromosome A06, Gossypium_hirsutum_v2.1, whole genome shotgun sequence genome and includes:
- the LOC107938108 gene encoding gibberellin-regulated protein 1, producing the protein MAIFKAFIASLLISLLLLQLVAADQLVTSASKNKGTAPPKKIDCGGACAARCRLSSRPHLCKRACGTCCARCNCVPPGTAGNQEMCPCYASLTTHGGRRKCP
- the LOC107938120 gene encoding ABC transporter I family member 1-like; its protein translation is MRKLTLPRTLLNDVSCMRNAQQILRHVNGSVHDGVALVLKGSNDSGKTTFLRILAGFSRPSAGQILWNGHDTSQSEIFHQYKLQLNWLSLKDAVKEKFTVLDNVQWFEVSMSSFYRLQALVA